The following are encoded together in the uncultured Sphaerochaeta sp. genome:
- a CDS encoding SDR family NAD(P)-dependent oxidoreductase: MRANMKRLDTSKVYLVTGAAGFIGFHLSKRLLGLGCTVIGLDNLNDYYEVSLKEERLRTLASEQFIFYKVDLSDRKELDAIIIRHQVTHVINLAAQAGVRYSIDNPYAYLQSNLVGFLNILESCRHHAVEHLVYASSSSVYGLNGKIPYSTDDKVDNPVSLYAATKKSNELMAHAYTHLYNIPTTGLRFFTVYGPYGRPDMAYFSFSKKIMEGKSIKVYNNGDMWRDFTYIDDIITALENIIPNIPEENEAKDRYKVYNIGNNKPVKLKQFIETLEQCLGKTAEKEYLPMQPGDVYQTYADVTELMKDFDFRPNTPLEQGLEAFVSWFKPYYGY; the protein is encoded by the coding sequence ATGCGCGCAAACATGAAGCGATTGGATACGAGTAAAGTGTATTTAGTCACCGGAGCGGCCGGTTTTATTGGGTTTCATCTAAGCAAGCGATTGCTTGGGCTCGGATGTACGGTCATCGGTTTGGATAACCTGAACGATTATTATGAGGTGTCTCTCAAGGAAGAGCGACTGAGGACGTTGGCCTCAGAACAATTCATTTTCTATAAAGTTGATCTTTCTGACAGGAAAGAGCTTGATGCAATCATTATCCGACACCAGGTAACCCATGTCATCAACCTTGCTGCACAGGCAGGAGTGAGATACAGCATCGACAACCCGTATGCTTACCTACAATCGAATCTTGTGGGATTCCTTAATATCCTGGAGAGCTGCCGCCATCATGCAGTAGAGCATCTGGTATACGCCAGTAGTAGCTCAGTCTATGGCTTGAACGGCAAGATACCCTACTCAACAGATGATAAAGTTGATAATCCGGTAAGCCTCTATGCAGCTACCAAGAAATCCAATGAGCTGATGGCCCACGCGTACACGCACCTCTATAATATTCCGACCACAGGACTGAGATTTTTCACGGTCTATGGGCCGTATGGAAGACCTGATATGGCATACTTCTCCTTCAGCAAAAAGATCATGGAAGGAAAAAGTATCAAGGTTTATAATAATGGGGATATGTGGCGTGATTTCACCTATATCGATGACATCATCACCGCATTGGAGAACATTATTCCCAATATCCCCGAGGAGAATGAAGCAAAGGATCGCTACAAGGTCTACAACATCGGAAACAATAAACCAGTGAAATTGAAGCAGTTCATAGAAACACTGGAACAGTGCCTTGGCAAGACCGCTGAGAAGGAGTATCTGCCGATGCAACCTGGGGATGTGTACCAGACCTATGCAGATGTCACTGAATTGATGAAAGATTTTGATTTCAGACCCAATACTCCTCTTGAGCAAGGGCTTGAGGCTTTTGTCTCGTGGTTCAAGCCATACTATGGATACTAG
- a CDS encoding NCS2 family permease, protein MEKFFKLKERKTTVKTEVMAGITTFLTMAYILAVNPGILSESGMDFSKVFAATAIAASIATLVMALLANLPFALAPGMGLNAFLTYTVVFGMGYTWQFALTAVFVEGIIFLILTAANIREAIVNSIPANLKRAIGVGIGLFIAFIGMQNAGIIVDGATLVALNADWFMGAPGLAMIGLIITGILLAHKVNGALLIGIIVTTIIGIPFGITAYKGGSYLPPAPYFFPFEFSNIMSVDFIVVVFTFLFVDMFDTVGTLIGCATKADMIQDDGSIPNCKEALFADAIGTTAGAILGTSTVTTFVESSSGVVEGGRTGLTALTVAILFALSLFLEPLFGSIPSAATAPALIIVGVMMMSPVKDIEWDEMTEAIPAFLTIIFMIVAYSIADGIMFGILSFVLLKLFTKKTKEISKMTWVVFALFVIKIIFGAL, encoded by the coding sequence ATGGAAAAGTTTTTCAAGCTCAAAGAACGAAAAACGACCGTCAAGACTGAAGTCATGGCAGGTATTACTACCTTCTTAACCATGGCTTACATTCTTGCCGTCAACCCAGGCATCCTTTCCGAATCCGGAATGGACTTCTCCAAAGTATTTGCTGCAACTGCAATTGCTGCATCAATCGCAACCTTGGTAATGGCCCTGTTGGCCAATCTACCATTCGCTCTTGCCCCAGGCATGGGTCTGAACGCCTTCCTTACCTACACCGTCGTTTTCGGTATGGGTTACACATGGCAGTTCGCCCTCACGGCAGTATTCGTTGAAGGTATCATTTTCTTGATCCTCACCGCTGCCAATATCCGTGAGGCAATTGTCAACAGTATCCCGGCCAACCTAAAACGTGCAATTGGTGTTGGTATCGGTCTCTTCATTGCTTTCATTGGCATGCAGAACGCTGGTATCATCGTTGACGGAGCTACGTTGGTTGCTCTGAATGCTGACTGGTTCATGGGAGCTCCCGGCCTTGCCATGATTGGCTTAATCATTACCGGTATCCTCTTGGCCCACAAGGTAAACGGCGCCCTTCTGATTGGAATTATCGTCACCACCATTATCGGCATTCCTTTTGGAATTACCGCATACAAGGGTGGCTCTTACCTTCCCCCAGCCCCTTACTTCTTCCCATTCGAGTTCTCTAATATCATGAGTGTTGACTTCATCGTTGTTGTCTTCACCTTCCTGTTTGTAGATATGTTCGATACAGTTGGAACCCTGATCGGTTGTGCCACCAAGGCAGACATGATCCAGGATGATGGATCCATCCCCAATTGTAAGGAAGCACTGTTCGCTGATGCAATCGGAACCACCGCTGGTGCAATCCTCGGAACCTCAACCGTTACCACATTTGTTGAATCTTCCAGTGGTGTTGTTGAAGGTGGAAGAACTGGTTTGACCGCTTTGACCGTTGCAATTCTTTTTGCTCTCTCCCTCTTCCTCGAACCGTTGTTCGGTTCCATTCCTAGTGCTGCTACAGCACCTGCCTTGATCATTGTCGGAGTTATGATGATGAGCCCGGTAAAGGATATCGAGTGGGACGAGATGACCGAAGCTATCCCAGCCTTCTTGACCATTATCTTCATGATCGTAGCCTACAGCATTGCCGATGGTATCATGTTTGGTATTCTTTCATTCGTATTGCTCAAGCTGTTCACCAAGAAGACCAAAGAAATCTCGAAGATGACCTGGGTTGTTTTTGCTCTGTTCGTGATCAAGATTATTTTCGGCGCCCTCTAA
- the ade gene encoding adenine deaminase has protein sequence MVTKKNMQEVIETAARRKKADLCITNAHILDVYNKEWFEADLLVQSGYIAGFAECGQGEAETVIDGGGRYLLPGFIDSHVHIESSHATPEEFSNLVVPCGTTTVVADPHEICNVCGLDGLFYMLEASKETALQAFFMVPSCVPATTFEHSGAVLEAKDIKEALQHERVLGLGEMMDFPGVVAGTDLVVDKIMEAKHLCKVIDGHSPAISGAELDAYASTGILTDHECENEKELRDRIRRGMYVMLREGSACKNVLMLLGGVTEKNSRRCIFCTDDRQPKSILTDGHINNNVRIAVQDGLDPIEAICMATINSADCYHLTDRGAIAPGKRADFSLCNDLKEFSMHQVYVAGELVAEDGLVCKAAKAKHDERVSGMMHVKDFSVDRLRLPLSISHVRVIDIIPGGVVTGAGEAIVTVENGEWVHDKSQDIIKLAVVERHTGTGNVAVALLRGYGLQGGAMATSVAHDSHNIIVAGDDDEDMAMAVEHLISIGGGMVIVKQRKILASFAQNVAGLMSYEPGSVIAEQLDNLHHIAQESLHIGKEIDPFMTLCFMSLPVIPAYKLTDMGLFDVRSFSFVPLELNR, from the coding sequence ATGGTTACGAAGAAAAATATGCAGGAAGTGATAGAAACTGCAGCAAGACGAAAAAAAGCTGACTTGTGCATTACGAATGCCCATATTTTGGATGTATATAACAAGGAGTGGTTTGAGGCTGACCTTCTGGTCCAGTCAGGATATATAGCTGGTTTTGCTGAGTGTGGACAGGGAGAGGCAGAAACAGTGATTGATGGTGGAGGACGATATCTTCTGCCAGGGTTTATTGACAGTCATGTGCATATAGAGTCCAGCCATGCCACTCCAGAAGAGTTCTCCAATCTCGTGGTTCCTTGTGGAACCACCACAGTAGTTGCAGACCCCCATGAAATCTGCAATGTATGTGGCCTCGATGGATTGTTCTATATGCTGGAGGCATCTAAAGAGACAGCTTTGCAAGCTTTCTTTATGGTGCCTTCCTGTGTACCGGCTACTACCTTTGAGCATAGTGGAGCTGTATTGGAAGCAAAAGATATCAAAGAAGCCCTGCAGCACGAGAGAGTTCTCGGGTTGGGAGAGATGATGGACTTCCCTGGTGTAGTGGCCGGTACAGATTTGGTCGTAGACAAGATCATGGAGGCGAAGCACCTCTGTAAGGTGATCGATGGCCATAGCCCAGCGATCAGCGGGGCAGAGCTTGATGCCTATGCAAGTACAGGAATACTAACCGACCATGAGTGTGAGAATGAGAAAGAGTTGCGTGATCGTATCCGTCGAGGTATGTATGTCATGCTCCGTGAAGGGTCGGCTTGTAAAAATGTATTGATGCTCCTGGGAGGAGTGACGGAAAAAAACAGCAGACGCTGTATCTTCTGCACGGATGACAGGCAACCAAAAAGCATTCTCACCGATGGGCACATCAACAACAACGTACGCATTGCAGTACAGGATGGACTTGATCCAATTGAGGCCATTTGCATGGCCACCATCAATAGCGCAGATTGCTATCACCTTACCGACCGGGGTGCGATTGCACCTGGAAAGCGTGCGGACTTCTCTCTCTGCAATGACCTGAAAGAGTTCTCCATGCACCAGGTATATGTAGCGGGAGAGTTGGTAGCTGAGGATGGATTGGTCTGCAAAGCTGCTAAAGCAAAGCATGATGAGAGGGTCTCTGGCATGATGCATGTCAAGGATTTCTCTGTCGATCGCCTCAGGCTGCCTCTTTCCATATCCCATGTTCGGGTCATTGATATCATCCCAGGGGGAGTGGTCACTGGAGCGGGGGAGGCTATAGTGACGGTGGAAAACGGTGAATGGGTGCATGATAAGAGTCAGGATATCATCAAGCTTGCAGTGGTTGAGCGTCACACAGGAACGGGAAATGTGGCTGTGGCGCTCTTGCGTGGGTATGGCCTGCAGGGTGGGGCGATGGCTACATCCGTAGCCCATGACTCACACAATATCATTGTAGCAGGGGATGATGATGAGGATATGGCCATGGCTGTAGAACACTTGATCTCCATTGGTGGCGGTATGGTGATTGTGAAACAAAGGAAAATACTGGCTTCCTTTGCACAGAACGTTGCTGGTTTGATGAGCTATGAACCAGGCTCAGTGATCGCTGAGCAGCTGGACAACCTTCACCATATTGCACAGGAATCACTACATATAGGCAAGGAAATCGATCCCTTCATGACACTCTGTTTTATGTCGTTGCCGGTTATTCCTGCATATAAACTCACTGATATGGGGTTGTTTGATGTAAGAAGTTTCAGCTTTGTTCCTCTGGAGCTCAATAGATAA
- a CDS encoding ABC transporter ATP-binding protein, with protein sequence MNALTVNHLSFIYPSGTKALDDVSLSVEEGQSVAILGSNGAGKSTLLDFLLGWQRSAEVSLYGKSLSTYGRKELGRTLALVPQFEQYNFSFSLIDYVLFGRSPYLSGLGTPSEVDAEIAYQALYDVGLANYAERHITTLSGGEHQLLLLARAIAQQSSMLLLDEPTSALDPANRKRVLTILKQLHAKGKTLLFTTHDANLAYDLASHVAMVKKGSLLCYGPKEKVVTTAMLTTLYDTELTVAQVGTKTLIY encoded by the coding sequence ATGAACGCTTTGACTGTAAATCATCTGAGTTTTATCTACCCAAGCGGCACCAAAGCGCTCGATGATGTCTCTCTCTCCGTAGAAGAAGGACAGAGTGTAGCTATCCTGGGCTCCAATGGAGCCGGAAAGTCAACGCTCCTGGATTTCCTGTTGGGATGGCAGAGGAGCGCGGAAGTTTCGTTGTATGGCAAATCTCTCTCCACCTATGGAAGAAAGGAGCTGGGAAGGACATTGGCATTGGTTCCTCAATTCGAACAATACAACTTCTCTTTTTCTCTGATCGATTACGTGCTGTTTGGACGTTCCCCCTACCTTTCAGGGCTGGGAACACCAAGTGAAGTGGATGCAGAGATAGCCTATCAAGCACTCTATGATGTAGGTTTGGCAAACTATGCAGAGAGGCATATCACCACCTTGAGCGGAGGAGAACATCAGTTGTTGCTACTTGCAAGAGCCATTGCTCAACAAAGCTCCATGCTCTTGCTTGACGAACCTACAAGTGCATTGGACCCTGCCAACCGGAAACGGGTTCTTACCATCCTGAAACAGTTGCATGCGAAGGGAAAAACCCTTCTGTTTACCACCCATGATGCAAACCTTGCTTACGACCTGGCAAGCCATGTGGCCATGGTGAAGAAGGGATCGCTGCTCTGTTATGGGCCAAAAGAAAAGGTGGTCACCACTGCCATGCTGACCACCCTTTATGATACCGAGCTAACTGTTGCACAAGTCGGTACAAAGACACTTATCTATTGA
- a CDS encoding iron ABC transporter permease, translating into MKAHQRYQVERKRRTGLLLGMLGATLLLAFLFLFAGRYPSAGFRFPADWSTNAMTRSIFLRIRLPRIVLALLAGAMLSASGFTFQMLFSNPLVEPGFLGVSQGSAFGAALMIVLGVGSTFFVQLSATFFGLLALLASYLLATRFRFGGWLLRLVLSGIAVSALFSSALGVVKLVAEPTKDLQDITFWMMGGLWNASWTQILSILWIVILSMGILLGYRWKLNLLSLQEKTSFSVGMNPKRDRIILLIVATVGTTVTISITGLIGWVGLITPHLARKLFGSDSSTSLPGSMILGSFFLLVCDTIGRTVLATEIPIGLLTSFIGAIIFMIILSLKHQEGKA; encoded by the coding sequence ATGAAGGCCCACCAGCGCTACCAGGTAGAGCGTAAACGGCGAACAGGGCTCCTGCTGGGAATGTTGGGAGCAACACTGCTCCTGGCCTTCCTGTTCCTCTTTGCAGGAAGGTATCCCTCTGCCGGTTTCAGATTTCCCGCTGACTGGTCAACCAATGCCATGACCAGGAGCATTTTCCTGCGCATACGGCTTCCCCGTATTGTTCTAGCCCTGCTTGCCGGGGCTATGCTCAGTGCAAGCGGATTCACATTCCAGATGCTGTTCTCCAATCCTTTGGTTGAACCTGGATTTCTGGGCGTGAGCCAAGGATCGGCATTCGGGGCAGCATTGATGATTGTCCTGGGAGTGGGCTCAACCTTCTTCGTCCAACTGAGTGCTACGTTTTTTGGGCTGTTGGCTTTGCTCGCATCCTACTTGCTTGCAACCCGTTTCAGGTTTGGAGGGTGGTTGTTACGGTTGGTGCTCAGTGGGATAGCGGTATCAGCCCTCTTTTCCAGTGCACTAGGTGTGGTAAAACTGGTGGCGGAACCTACCAAGGATCTGCAAGACATCACCTTCTGGATGATGGGAGGGCTCTGGAATGCCTCATGGACCCAAATTCTCTCCATTCTATGGATAGTCATCCTCAGCATGGGTATTCTCCTCGGTTACAGATGGAAACTCAATTTGCTTAGTCTCCAGGAGAAAACCTCTTTCTCTGTGGGAATGAACCCCAAGCGAGACAGGATTATTCTTCTGATAGTTGCCACGGTAGGAACCACGGTCACCATTTCCATCACCGGTCTGATTGGGTGGGTTGGATTGATCACCCCACACCTGGCTCGTAAGTTGTTTGGCTCCGATAGTTCCACCAGCCTCCCTGGTTCCATGATCCTGGGATCATTCTTTCTCTTGGTTTGCGATACCATCGGGAGAACCGTCCTGGCCACAGAGATTCCCATCGGACTGCTCACCAGCTTCATTGGGGCGATTATCTTCATGATCATCCTCTCACTCAAGCACCAGGAGGGCAAAGCATGA
- a CDS encoding ABC transporter substrate-binding protein, with protein sequence MKCKTIALLLCMIPALLFAQGAAEQAIQESGYYQAVDANGRTLKLQEKPSKVLIAGKAGNMPANALFLFPEVTEMDLTLPKTDQGLGDFFSFIRPSLDDNPRISQVASVEEIASYQSELVLTKATHFASIAQKLDQLGVPNFTMNLESYEDWKREVTELGKLLKNNTRAAEILDLYEERLDPIRKKASSIDAQDKKRVLLLQANTADNTYSYKIAPDEWMQTWMVETIGAEAVWKGANKAANGWSTVSFEQIAAWDPDIIIVVSYRTPTDQYIEAIYESEIWSSLRAVENRQVKASPYDMMNYIQPVASWILGMQWMASEVYPQHFSALNMQNEVTSFYQDFYHLTDEQKLELLRDRYSNSVAINAL encoded by the coding sequence ATGAAATGTAAAACTATAGCCTTACTACTCTGCATGATCCCAGCCTTGCTCTTTGCACAAGGGGCGGCTGAACAAGCAATACAAGAGAGTGGCTACTACCAGGCAGTCGATGCAAATGGAAGAACACTCAAATTGCAGGAAAAACCATCAAAGGTATTGATTGCAGGAAAAGCGGGCAATATGCCTGCAAATGCATTATTTCTTTTCCCTGAAGTGACTGAGATGGATCTTACCCTTCCCAAGACTGACCAGGGATTAGGAGACTTCTTCTCATTCATCAGACCCTCGTTGGATGACAACCCACGTATCAGTCAGGTAGCCAGTGTGGAAGAGATCGCCAGCTACCAGAGTGAACTGGTACTGACCAAGGCAACCCACTTTGCCTCAATTGCACAAAAGCTTGACCAACTTGGGGTACCCAATTTCACAATGAACCTTGAATCCTACGAGGATTGGAAGAGAGAGGTGACTGAGCTTGGCAAGCTACTGAAGAACAACACGCGAGCTGCTGAAATACTTGACCTCTACGAAGAACGGCTTGATCCAATCAGGAAAAAGGCATCCTCAATCGATGCACAGGATAAGAAGCGAGTACTCCTCCTCCAGGCAAACACCGCCGACAACACCTACTCCTACAAGATTGCTCCAGATGAGTGGATGCAAACATGGATGGTCGAGACCATTGGTGCCGAGGCAGTATGGAAAGGTGCCAACAAGGCAGCAAACGGTTGGTCTACGGTAAGTTTCGAACAGATTGCTGCCTGGGATCCTGATATCATTATCGTTGTGAGCTACCGTACCCCGACTGACCAGTATATTGAGGCAATCTATGAGTCAGAGATCTGGTCGTCCCTTCGAGCGGTTGAGAACAGACAGGTAAAGGCAAGTCCCTATGATATGATGAACTATATCCAGCCGGTTGCTTCCTGGATCCTTGGGATGCAGTGGATGGCTTCGGAAGTCTATCCCCAGCACTTTTCTGCGTTGAACATGCAGAATGAGGTCACCTCATTCTACCAGGATTTCTATCATCTCACCGATGAGCAGAAGCTTGAATTGCTGAGAGACCGCTACAGTAATTCGGTTGCCATTAATGCACTATGA
- a CDS encoding glutamate-5-semialdehyde dehydrogenase, whose protein sequence is METTDLQQSIRSLRKSAKRLASSTEKERNQLLQMIGKGLRRDWVTIKVANERDILQAKESGQREALVKRLVFNDEKLHASLLGLEQVASLPDPIGSIKQRRELDEGLLLEQIVVPIGVIGMIFEARPDALIQIASLCLKSGNGIILKGGKEAFQTNTALVASIKESCKPSRLGSDWLLLLESHSDVDTMLGMEGDIDLMIPRGSNAFVRYVMDNTSIPVLGHADGICHLYIDAKADIEKAVEIAYDAKTQYPAACNAIETLLVHAQVAPDFLPLLAERFREAGVVLHGDEQASQFMDCIPYQEGDWKKEYLALEINIHVVESLSEAINHIETYGSHHSDAIVSENEDSVKTFFAGVDSADVFANCSTRFADGFRFGLGSEVGISTAKIHARGPVGLEGLMTTKYLVRGNGQVVASYTKDGGRSFTHHELPLGGPSMLGEEVL, encoded by the coding sequence ATGGAAACAACTGACTTACAACAGAGCATTCGTTCACTGAGAAAGAGTGCCAAACGCCTCGCTTCCAGTACGGAAAAAGAACGCAACCAGCTTCTCCAAATGATCGGGAAAGGTTTGCGTCGTGACTGGGTAACTATCAAGGTTGCGAACGAAAGAGATATTCTCCAGGCGAAGGAATCAGGGCAGAGAGAAGCCCTGGTGAAACGACTGGTTTTCAATGATGAGAAGCTGCATGCATCCCTGCTTGGGTTGGAACAAGTAGCATCCCTTCCAGATCCAATTGGCAGCATCAAGCAACGAAGAGAGCTTGATGAAGGGCTTTTGCTCGAACAGATTGTCGTTCCCATTGGCGTCATAGGTATGATCTTTGAAGCACGACCAGATGCCTTGATCCAGATCGCATCACTCTGTCTCAAGAGCGGTAATGGCATCATCCTCAAGGGAGGAAAGGAAGCATTTCAGACCAATACCGCCCTGGTTGCATCGATCAAGGAGAGTTGTAAGCCATCAAGGCTAGGCTCTGACTGGTTGTTGTTGCTTGAAAGTCATAGTGATGTTGATACGATGCTGGGCATGGAAGGGGATATTGACCTCATGATTCCTCGTGGTTCCAATGCCTTTGTCCGCTACGTCATGGACAATACCTCCATCCCCGTATTGGGGCATGCTGATGGTATTTGCCATCTCTACATTGATGCAAAGGCTGATATCGAAAAGGCGGTTGAGATAGCATATGATGCAAAAACCCAGTACCCGGCGGCATGCAACGCGATCGAGACACTGTTGGTACATGCACAAGTTGCCCCAGATTTTCTTCCCCTGCTTGCCGAGCGTTTTAGAGAAGCTGGGGTTGTCTTGCATGGGGATGAGCAGGCTTCTCAGTTCATGGATTGCATTCCCTATCAGGAGGGCGACTGGAAAAAGGAGTATCTTGCACTGGAAATCAATATCCATGTGGTGGAATCCCTCTCAGAGGCGATCAACCATATTGAAACCTACGGTTCGCATCACAGTGATGCCATTGTCAGTGAGAACGAAGACTCGGTGAAAACTTTCTTTGCAGGTGTTGATTCAGCGGATGTCTTTGCTAATTGCTCCACTAGATTTGCTGATGGGTTCCGCTTCGGCCTTGGATCAGAGGTTGGTATCAGTACAGCAAAGATCCATGCACGGGGTCCTGTTGGCTTGGAAGGACTGATGACAACAAAATACCTTGTCAGGGGAAATGGACAGGTGGTTGCCTCCTATACCAAAGATGGAGGGAGGAGTTTCACCCATCATGAATTGCCATTGGGTGGGCCATCAATGCTTGGTGAAGAGGTTCTATGA
- the proB gene encoding glutamate 5-kinase, with the protein MRDFSSVRRVVVKVGTNLLSCESGIDEGCIDVIVDQLTQLQSLGYQMLLVSSGAIGMGAKELSLKGPVKQVPMRQACASIGQPLLMSSYRRSFKRHGMVCSQILLTRNDLNNRLTYVNLRNSIFTLLELGVIPIFNENDVVSTAEIGTAFVDNDRMSAMVASKIDADLLVILTDITGLYTADPKKDKEAVLLSDITSLDATILSYAGGAGSTHSTGGMKTKLLAAKIARMAGCTTIIASGYEGNVLPRLLTGEVIGTCIHSVKRLSQRQRWILYNSHLGSIVIDDGAKKALIAKKSLLPKGIVSVEGVFGAGDVVQISTTDGKPFAKAVPYYNSTEIAAVAGHSSKDIHRIIKEGHKGVIFRPEDLVLLNDDD; encoded by the coding sequence ATGAGAGACTTTTCATCAGTTCGCAGGGTTGTGGTCAAGGTGGGAACCAATCTACTCAGTTGTGAGAGTGGAATTGATGAGGGTTGTATCGACGTAATAGTCGATCAATTGACTCAGTTGCAATCGCTTGGGTATCAGATGCTCTTGGTCTCCAGTGGAGCAATCGGCATGGGTGCAAAGGAACTTTCACTCAAGGGACCCGTAAAACAGGTGCCGATGCGTCAGGCTTGCGCGTCCATAGGACAGCCTCTGCTCATGTCCAGCTACCGCCGTTCCTTTAAGCGTCATGGTATGGTATGTTCCCAGATTCTATTGACCCGTAACGACCTGAACAACCGCCTCACCTATGTGAATCTCAGAAATAGTATCTTTACGTTGTTGGAGCTTGGGGTAATTCCAATTTTCAACGAGAACGATGTGGTAAGTACTGCTGAAATTGGGACAGCCTTTGTTGACAATGACAGGATGAGCGCTATGGTTGCCAGTAAGATTGATGCAGATCTTTTAGTTATCCTTACCGATATTACGGGGTTATACACTGCTGACCCCAAGAAGGATAAGGAAGCCGTGCTGCTCAGTGATATCACCAGTCTTGATGCTACCATCCTATCCTACGCAGGAGGAGCTGGTTCTACCCATTCAACTGGGGGAATGAAAACAAAGCTGCTTGCTGCAAAGATTGCGAGAATGGCTGGTTGTACCACCATTATTGCCAGTGGTTATGAAGGGAATGTACTTCCCAGACTTCTGACCGGCGAGGTGATAGGGACATGCATACACAGTGTCAAACGTCTTAGTCAGCGACAACGTTGGATTCTCTACAATTCTCATCTTGGATCCATTGTGATTGATGATGGCGCGAAAAAAGCTCTTATTGCAAAAAAAAGCCTGCTTCCCAAGGGTATTGTGTCGGTGGAAGGAGTTTTTGGTGCCGGCGATGTAGTACAGATCTCAACTACCGATGGTAAACCCTTTGCGAAGGCAGTTCCCTACTATAATAGTACTGAGATAGCTGCAGTGGCTGGCCATAGCAGCAAGGATATCCATAGGATTATCAAAGAAGGGCATAAGGGTGTGATTTTTCGCCCTGAGGACTTGGTGTTGTTGAACGATGATGACTAA
- a CDS encoding N-acetylmuramoyl-L-alanine amidase produces MKHQILIILILMLASLGLFGASDPFSYPLGTVIIDAGHGGHDPGATNAWSFAGGTIYEKDLTLDLAKRLHALLAVSYPHLQLVMTRSEDVFLSLEERCNIAYKTPLQPQSSSLFISIHVNSATSTQATGFEILTKEQDKRVTLLDTSTPIENIPLYAAHSQLSLNRLLNQRNLVVASIFEQALDGSLATSRNRGIKERDLWVLNGSRMPAVLVEVGFLSNEEDARNLVSPQWRQRMAQILAQAVEKCL; encoded by the coding sequence ATGAAACATCAGATACTGATCATCCTCATCCTCATGCTGGCTTCACTGGGGTTGTTTGGTGCATCCGATCCGTTCTCCTATCCCTTGGGTACGGTGATCATCGATGCCGGCCATGGAGGACATGACCCTGGGGCTACGAATGCATGGAGTTTCGCCGGTGGTACCATCTACGAAAAGGACCTTACCTTGGATTTAGCCAAACGGCTTCATGCCTTGCTTGCAGTCTCCTATCCCCATTTGCAGCTTGTAATGACTCGTTCTGAAGATGTATTCCTGTCTTTGGAAGAGCGATGCAACATCGCCTATAAGACTCCCCTCCAACCGCAAAGCAGTTCGCTTTTCATTTCCATTCATGTAAACAGTGCTACGAGCACTCAAGCTACCGGTTTTGAGATACTAACCAAGGAACAGGATAAACGGGTGACATTGCTTGACACCTCCACCCCGATTGAAAATATCCCACTCTATGCGGCACACTCCCAACTCTCCTTGAACCGGCTTCTCAATCAGCGGAATCTAGTGGTTGCTTCAATCTTCGAGCAAGCCCTGGATGGTTCGTTGGCGACCAGTCGTAATCGTGGGATAAAAGAACGTGATCTATGGGTACTCAATGGTTCCAGAATGCCTGCCGTATTGGTAGAGGTTGGTTTTCTTTCCAATGAAGAGGATGCGAGAAACCTGGTGTCTCCCCAATGGAGGCAACGAATGGCCCAGATCTTGGCCCAAGCAGTAGAAAAATGCTTGTAG
- a CDS encoding GyrI-like domain-containing protein, which translates to MGIGVGRKFLYKAKETPSLVIVPSVPYLIIDGEGNSNEDEYNRSTRLLFSLHNLLCERNGIVENPVLECIWTAREIENREPWSWSAMIGEPQRMTDSLFAELRDELAFKQGLPTLDIYRSNIEDGLCVTLLHTGTFSFEGKSFQLMEAYCKEHNMIRRSRSHREIYLNHSRRRQRDDLKTILRLPVREL; encoded by the coding sequence ATGGGTATTGGAGTAGGGCGAAAGTTTCTCTACAAAGCAAAAGAGACTCCTTCCTTGGTTATTGTTCCCTCAGTCCCGTATCTGATCATTGATGGTGAGGGAAACTCGAACGAAGATGAGTATAATCGTTCCACCCGCTTGCTTTTTTCCTTACATAATCTTCTTTGTGAACGAAATGGAATAGTGGAGAACCCTGTCTTGGAGTGTATCTGGACAGCGAGGGAAATTGAGAATCGAGAACCATGGAGTTGGTCTGCAATGATAGGCGAGCCACAAAGGATGACAGATTCCTTGTTCGCGGAACTAAGGGATGAGTTAGCCTTCAAGCAAGGCCTTCCTACCCTTGATATCTACCGTTCCAATATTGAGGATGGGCTCTGTGTCACACTCCTGCATACCGGTACTTTCAGCTTTGAAGGAAAAAGCTTCCAGTTGATGGAAGCCTATTGCAAGGAGCATAATATGATTCGTCGAAGTAGATCTCATCGTGAGATCTACCTCAATCATTCAAGGAGGAGGCAAAGGGATGATTTAAAAACCATCCTCCGTCTCCCAGTGAGGGAATTATAA